Genomic window (Allostreptomyces psammosilenae):
GTGGGTCGCCACCGGGCCCGGGCGGTCGTCGCTCGCGCCGGGCCGCCGTCCCGCCGCGCCGGTCCGCGCCCCGGTGGCGGGTGCCATGGCGGCACCGGCCGGTCCGCGGGTGCCACGGGCGCGCCGGTCGGCGCCGGAGGCGGCCGTGCCGGTGGGCGCGCCGTCGGCCGGCGAGCCGCCGCGGACCGCCTCCACCCAGGCGCGCAGTTCCTCCGGCCGGCATCCGGGCATGGCCGCGGCCAGGTGCCCGTCCGGCCGGATGAGCAGCACGCTGTGCGCGGGCGCCTGCAGGTAACGCTCGGTGACCAGGAGCTCGGCGGGCACGGGCAGCGCCCGGGTGGCCGCGGACAGCTCCGGCATCATTCCCGCGTGCAGCCAGTGCTCGCTGGGCCACACCTCCGTCCCCGGGGCCACCAGCAGCACCACCAGTCCCCACCCGAGGCGGGCGGTGAGCCGGTGGCGGCCGCCGGCCATGTCCGTGACCGGCACGTCCTCCACCCGGCAGCCCGGGGCGGTGCCGTAGCGCTCGGCGATGGCGCGCAACGCCGCCGCTGAGGCGCGCCCGCCGCGTCCCCGCTGGCCCGAACGGTTGCGGCTCCCGCCCGACCTGCCCTGCCCCTCCGGGCCGATGGCCGGGGGCAGGGCGTGGGTGAGCGGCGAGACGAGGTAGGCCGGGGGTTCGCCGAGCGGCCCGGCGCCGAGGTGGGCGGCGGAGAGCAGCGGGGCGTGCCGGCGGGTGGAGCCGTAGAGCAGGGCCCGCCGGGCCGCCTGGAGCCGGTTGCGCGGCCGCAGCAGGGGAAGCGCCTGGTCGGCCGCGCGCAGCCGCGCGCCGACGCTGCCCCGCCGTTCGATCTGGTAGCTGTCCAGCAGGCCGGGCCCGGCCTGGCCGTGCCAGGCGAGGGAGAGCTTCCAGGCCAGGTTCTCCGCGTCGCGCAGGCCCTCGTCCACGCTCTGGGTGCCCAGGGCGCCCAGCAGGTGGGCGGCGTCCCCGGCGAGGAAGGCGCGCCCCACCCGCCAGGTGCGGGCCAGGCGCTGGTGGACGACGTACTGCGAGGCTCCCAGCAGCTCGTAGCGGGGGACGCCCCCGCACCAGGCCTCCAGGGCGCCGCGCAGCCGGGGCAGGAGTTCGTCGGCCGGCATCGGTGCCTGCTGGGGGGAGCGGCGGTCGACCGGGGTGTCGCCGGAGCCGCCGGGGAGCCGCCAGTCGATCCGCCAGATGCCGTCCGGCAGCGGGCGCGCGGTGACCTCCTGCTCCGCCCGGTGCCACGGGGGGCGCAGTTGGAGGCGGGCCTCACCGTCGAAGGGCAGGGCGGCCCGGATGGTGGCGACCGCGTGGCGGTCCACCGCCGTGCGTCCGGGGAACCGGACGCGCAGCAGCTTGCGGACGGCGGACAGGGCGCCGTCGCACCCCACCAGGTAGCTGCCGCGCCACCAGGTGGCCTCCGCCCCGCCGGGTCCCGGGCCGCCCGCCCCGCCGGCGCGGGCCGGACCGGCGCCCTCGGGCGCGTCGTCGGCGGGCACGGTGCGGACGCTGACGCCCGTGTCGTCCTGCTGGACGCCGTCCACCCGGACCCCCTGGACGATCCGCACCAGGGGGGTGGCGGTGACGGCGTCGCGCAGTCCGCGTTGCAGGCGGTGCTGCTCCAGGTGCAGCACGGTGGCCGGCCCCTCCGGGAGGCGCAGCCCGCCGGCGCGGACGGGCGGCGTGCGGGGGGCGAGCGCGGCGGAGTCCGTGCGGCGGGCCGGCGCCCGGCCGGTGGTGGCCGCGGGCACCGGGAGGTCGGGCTGTCCGCCGCCGGTCATGGGCATGGCACAGGGGAGTTCGAGCAGTTCCCGGCGCCGGTCGAGGGTGCGCCACAGGTGCCAGCCGGCGCCGTCGCCGACCACCCGGCGGTAGCCGAGGCCGCCGAGGAACGCGGTGGTGTCCGGACGCAGCACGGTGGTGCGGGTGGTCTCCGGGCTGATGCCGCCCCCGGCGTCGAGCACCAGCACCGGGACGTCGTTGCCGGCCAGGGCGAGCGCGAGCGCGAGACCCACGGGGCCTGCACCGACGACGATCACCGGATCCATGACGGACCTCGCTCCTGTGCGCTGGGACGGGCCTGGCGTGCACGACGGGCATTCCGTGCACGGTGGTGCGCATCGCGGCCGGCACCGCCGGTCGGGCCACCGCGGCGGCCCGCGCCGGGTGGCACCCTGCGCGATTACTCCGAGTATGCAACAGACTGGCGAGGTGTCACGTCAAGCGAAAGCAGGTGCACAGCCACGGTAACCGGGTTCCGGAGCACGCGCGGGGGCGTGCGCCGGATCGGCTGCGCGGGTGTGCGCCGTCAGGGTACGCGTCCGGAGGCGTCGCGTGGGGTGGGACCTCCGGATCCGGCCGGTGGTTGACGCACCGCCAGTTCGCCGGGGCCGCGCCGGGAAACGCCGTGGGGCGCGCGGCGTTCGCCGCACGCCCCACGAGGCGGGCCCGGTGTGCCGACGGCCGCGTCGAGCGGTGGGCGGACCGGGCGGGGAGGCGGCCTACTGGCCGCCGCCGGAGGCCGAGGCGTCGCCGCCCAGGGAGCCGCCGTCCACCTTGGCGTCCTGGACGTCCGTGGACGTCACCGCGCCGGCGACCAGCAGCGGGGTCTGCGCCATGTCGTTCTCCGCGCCGGCGCCGGTCGGGCCCGGACGGCCGGCCAGCCGCGGGTTGCGCCGCCCGCGCCGTTCCAGCCAGGTGGCCAGCGCGGACAGCGCCATGCACAGGCCGATGTAGATCGGCGCGATCACCAGCACCACCGGGATGTACGGGTAGCCGGAGGAGTTCGAGGCGATCAGCCGGCCGACGTAGAGCAGCTCCTCGTAGGTGATGATGAAGCCCAGCGAGGTGTCCTTCAGGGTCACCACCAGCTGGCTGATGATCGTCGGCAGCATGGACCGCACGGCCTGCGGCAGCAGCACGGTCATCATCACCTGGCTCTTGCGCAGTCCCAGCGCGTACGCGGCCTCCCGCTGGCCGCGGGGCACCGCGTTGATGCCGGCGCGGATGACCTCCGCCTGGACCGCCCCGTTGTACAGGGTCAGGCCGATCACCAGCGCCCACAGCGGGGTGGCGGTGAAGAAGGCCAGGTACAGGGCGAAGATCATCACCAGCAGCGGCATGGCGCGGAAGAACTCCACGACCGCCGCGCAGGGCAGCCGCACCCAGGCGTGGTCCGACAGCCGGCCGATG
Coding sequences:
- a CDS encoding FAD-dependent monooxygenase, translated to MDPVIVVGAGPVGLALALALAGNDVPVLVLDAGGGISPETTRTTVLRPDTTAFLGGLGYRRVVGDGAGWHLWRTLDRRRELLELPCAMPMTGGGQPDLPVPAATTGRAPARRTDSAALAPRTPPVRAGGLRLPEGPATVLHLEQHRLQRGLRDAVTATPLVRIVQGVRVDGVQQDDTGVSVRTVPADDAPEGAGPARAGGAGGPGPGGAEATWWRGSYLVGCDGALSAVRKLLRVRFPGRTAVDRHAVATIRAALPFDGEARLQLRPPWHRAEQEVTARPLPDGIWRIDWRLPGGSGDTPVDRRSPQQAPMPADELLPRLRGALEAWCGGVPRYELLGASQYVVHQRLARTWRVGRAFLAGDAAHLLGALGTQSVDEGLRDAENLAWKLSLAWHGQAGPGLLDSYQIERRGSVGARLRAADQALPLLRPRNRLQAARRALLYGSTRRHAPLLSAAHLGAGPLGEPPAYLVSPLTHALPPAIGPEGQGRSGGSRNRSGQRGRGGRASAAALRAIAERYGTAPGCRVEDVPVTDMAGGRHRLTARLGWGLVVLLVAPGTEVWPSEHWLHAGMMPELSAATRALPVPAELLVTERYLQAPAHSVLLIRPDGHLAAAMPGCRPEELRAWVEAVRGGSPADGAPTGTAASGADRRARGTRGPAGAAMAPATGARTGAAGRRPGASDDRPGPVATHR
- a CDS encoding amino acid ABC transporter permease produces the protein MSSSVLYDAPGPRARLRNRVISVVTGVALVALVVGVIWRLDSTGQFAARLWEPFQYVEIQERILGGVLATLQAFALAGLFSLVLGAALAIGRLSDHAWVRLPCAAVVEFFRAMPLLVMIFALYLAFFTATPLWALVIGLTLYNGAVQAEVIRAGINAVPRGQREAAYALGLRKSQVMMTVLLPQAVRSMLPTIISQLVVTLKDTSLGFIITYEELLYVGRLIASNSSGYPYIPVVLVIAPIYIGLCMALSALATWLERRGRRNPRLAGRPGPTGAGAENDMAQTPLLVAGAVTSTDVQDAKVDGGSLGGDASASGGGQ